The proteins below are encoded in one region of Brassica napus cultivar Da-Ae chromosome A6, Da-Ae, whole genome shotgun sequence:
- the BNAA06G00370D gene encoding uncharacterized protein BNAA06G00370D, with translation MEEVKGQRGNGTTEADFVLQWGERKRVRCMKVKKDQSRKSSDGLSKRKLMSRAACSERGSPSRHLNRPNKIIDFPSNVRRSFVASPEKEDRYYTTRGSMGTDESGKMIKEPVKETKKHVWPKLFITLSNKEKEEDFLAMKGCKLPQRPKKRAKLVQKTLLLVSPGTWLSDLCKERYEVREKKTSKKRPRGLKAMGSMESDSE, from the exons ATGGAAGAAGTGAAAGGACAAAGAGGAAATGGAACCACAGAAGCAGATTTTGTGTTGCAATGgggggagagaaagagagttagATGCATGAAAGTCAAGAAAGATCAGAGCCGCAAGTCAAGTGATGGTTTGTCTAAGCGCAAACTCATGTCCCGAGCTGCCTGTTCCGAGAGAGGCTCCCCTTCTCGCCATCTTAACCGTCCAAACAA GATCATAGATTTTCCAAGTAATGTACGGAGATCGTTTGTGGCATCACCTGAGAAGGAAGATAGATACTACACAACTAGGGGTTCAATGGGTACTGATGAAAGTGGGAAAATGATAAAGGAGCCTGTGAAGGAAACCAAGAAGCATGTGTGGCCAAAGTTGTTTATAACTTTGTCaaataaagagaaagaagaagatttttTGGCTATGAAAGGGTGCAAGCTTCCTCAAAGACCCAAGAAACGAGCCAAGTTGGTTCAGAAGACATTGCTT CTGGTGAGTCCAGGTACTTGGTTGTCAGATCTGTGCAAAGAGAGGTATGAAGtaagagagaagaagacttCAAAAAAG CGGCCAAGAGGATTGAAGGCAATGGGAAGCATGGAAAGCGATTCAGAGTGA